Proteins encoded together in one Labilibaculum sp. DW002 window:
- a CDS encoding ATP-binding protein has product MNSLVQTHNSLLKNKKGTIRRELADQIDWSQRLIAIKGSRGVGKTTFLLDYIREHHANDKSCLYINLNNLFFTERGLVSFVDEFYKKGGKVLMLDQIHKYPEWSKDLKVCYEQYTGLQIIFTGSSILRVKTNEDLKDIINVYYLNGLSFREYLNHESGNNFPPYRLEEVLENHEVIVEDILKKVRPLAFFNDYLKFGYYPCYLEEKSFIDNLLKIINLMLEFDITYLNQIELKYLTKLKKLLYIITCNVPFQPNVSKLANDVETSRATIMNYLRYLKNARLIHLLNSSEEDDEKLKKPNKVYLHNTNLLYAISPENVDEANLRETFFYNQVGPNRKIASTDRGHFLVNNQYNFEISGSNNDVESKYRTEDYFVAADMIERGEGNTIPLWLFGFLY; this is encoded by the coding sequence ATGAATAGTTTAGTACAGACTCACAACAGTTTGTTAAAAAATAAAAAAGGCACTATTAGACGAGAGCTTGCCGATCAGATAGATTGGTCTCAACGTTTAATAGCCATTAAGGGATCCAGAGGGGTTGGGAAAACAACTTTTCTTCTGGATTATATTCGTGAGCACCATGCAAACGATAAGTCTTGCCTTTATATTAATTTGAACAACCTGTTTTTTACAGAAAGAGGATTGGTTTCATTTGTTGATGAATTCTATAAGAAGGGTGGTAAGGTTTTAATGCTTGATCAAATACACAAGTATCCTGAATGGTCAAAAGATCTAAAAGTGTGTTATGAGCAATATACCGGTTTGCAAATTATTTTTACCGGATCTTCCATTCTTAGAGTAAAAACAAATGAGGATTTAAAAGATATAATTAATGTCTATTATTTAAATGGGCTATCTTTTAGAGAATACCTTAATCATGAATCAGGAAATAATTTTCCACCATATCGTTTAGAAGAAGTTTTAGAAAATCATGAGGTGATTGTAGAGGATATCTTAAAGAAAGTTCGTCCTTTAGCTTTTTTCAACGATTATTTAAAATTTGGCTACTACCCATGTTATTTGGAGGAGAAAAGCTTTATCGATAATCTTTTAAAGATTATCAATTTGATGTTGGAGTTCGATATTACTTATTTGAATCAAATCGAACTAAAATATCTAACCAAGCTTAAAAAACTTCTTTACATCATTACATGCAACGTGCCATTTCAGCCTAATGTAAGCAAGCTTGCCAACGATGTTGAAACATCGAGAGCAACCATTATGAATTATTTGAGGTATTTAAAAAATGCTCGTTTAATTCACTTATTAAACAGCTCTGAAGAAGACGATGAAAAGCTAAAGAAACCAAACAAGGTTTATCTGCACAATACAAATTTACTTTATGCTATTTCGCCAGAAAATGTAGATGAGGCTAACCTTAGAGAAACGTTCTTTTACAATCAAGTAGGTCCAAATCGAAAAATTGCAAGTACTGATAGAGGTCACTTTTTAGTAAATAATCAATATAATTTTGAAATCTCTGGTAGTAACAATGATGTTGAATCCAAATATAGAACTGAAGATTACTTTGTTGCAGCAGATATGATTGAACGTGGAGAAGGCAACACCATACCTTTATGGTTATTCGGTTTCTTGTATTAA
- the bglX gene encoding beta-glucosidase BglX — translation MINKIYILLISLFFIQACGLSHDGSDPRVEELLAKMTIEEKIGQMAQINGFGGDIPNELKENIKAGRIGSILNEVNVKTVNEIQRIAIEESRLGIPLLIGRDVVHGFKTAFPIPLGLAATWNPEIVKKGSEVAAAEASSSGVNWTFAPMIDISRDSRWGRIAESFGEDPYLVSQMAIASTQGFQGDENTTFANGKIAACAKHFVGYGAAEGGRDYNTTLIPERELRDVYLPPFKAAVDAGIMTFMTGFNDLNGIPASGNQFLFKDILREEWQFDGMVVSDWASISEMIAHGFAADEKDAALKAINAGVDMEMASRCYFENLTDLVNNDAINENLLDNAVRNILQTKFKLGLFDNPYVPEEKQNIFGEEESLEAALLAAEQSVVLLKNENQLLPLSKEINSVAVIGPMSHEKYEQSGTWNFDGDSLYSVTPLEGIKEILGSRKVTYVKGLKYSRDKSNAGFNNAIKAAKNSDAIILCLGEEAIISGEAHCRAHIDLPGAQTELVNEIAKLNKPVIMVVMAGRALCIGDEISKSNAVLYAWHPGCMGGKAIANLIFGDVVPSGKLPITFPKSVGQIPMHYNHKPCGRPVNPSNWLSIDDIPVKTYQTSLGNTSHYLDDGFTPLFPFGYGLSYTTFEYSDLKIQTPILKANEEVKLSFTLKNTGDFEAEEVAQIYIRDLVGNVTRPVRELKAFERVKLAPNQEKQISITIPANELAFHNQAVEKVVESGLFKVWVGGDSNANLENSFEIK, via the coding sequence ATGATTAATAAAATATATATTCTTTTAATAAGCTTATTCTTTATTCAAGCTTGTGGTCTATCCCATGATGGTTCAGATCCTAGAGTTGAAGAATTATTGGCTAAAATGACTATTGAAGAGAAGATTGGACAAATGGCTCAAATCAATGGCTTTGGTGGTGATATACCAAACGAGTTGAAAGAGAACATTAAAGCTGGTAGAATTGGTTCAATACTTAATGAGGTGAATGTTAAAACGGTCAACGAAATTCAAAGAATAGCAATTGAAGAAAGTCGTTTAGGTATTCCCTTACTTATTGGTAGAGATGTTGTTCATGGTTTTAAAACAGCATTTCCTATTCCTTTAGGCTTGGCAGCAACCTGGAATCCTGAAATTGTTAAGAAAGGATCAGAGGTTGCAGCTGCAGAAGCTTCATCGTCGGGTGTAAACTGGACATTTGCTCCTATGATTGACATTTCAAGAGATTCGCGTTGGGGAAGAATTGCAGAAAGTTTTGGAGAAGATCCTTACTTGGTATCACAGATGGCAATTGCAAGCACGCAGGGATTTCAAGGAGATGAAAATACAACATTTGCAAACGGTAAAATTGCAGCATGTGCTAAACATTTTGTGGGATATGGTGCGGCTGAAGGAGGAAGAGATTACAATACCACTTTGATTCCCGAAAGAGAGTTAAGAGATGTTTACCTACCACCTTTTAAAGCTGCTGTTGATGCTGGTATCATGACATTCATGACTGGATTTAACGATTTAAACGGCATCCCAGCTTCGGGGAATCAATTTCTATTTAAAGATATTTTAAGAGAAGAGTGGCAGTTTGATGGTATGGTTGTTAGCGATTGGGCATCCATAAGTGAGATGATTGCACATGGTTTTGCTGCAGATGAAAAAGATGCAGCTCTTAAGGCAATTAATGCAGGTGTTGACATGGAAATGGCATCTAGATGTTATTTTGAAAATCTCACAGACCTAGTTAATAATGATGCGATAAATGAGAATCTTTTAGATAATGCTGTTCGAAATATATTACAAACCAAATTTAAGTTGGGATTGTTCGATAATCCATATGTGCCAGAGGAGAAGCAAAATATTTTCGGTGAAGAAGAGAGTTTGGAAGCTGCATTATTAGCAGCTGAACAAAGTGTTGTTCTTTTAAAAAATGAGAATCAATTGTTGCCTCTGTCAAAAGAGATCAATTCAGTAGCAGTTATTGGACCTATGTCACATGAAAAATACGAACAAAGTGGCACATGGAATTTTGATGGTGACAGTTTGTATTCTGTAACTCCACTTGAAGGAATTAAAGAGATACTAGGGAGTAGAAAAGTGACATACGTTAAAGGCCTTAAATATTCAAGAGATAAGTCTAATGCAGGTTTTAATAATGCGATTAAGGCGGCAAAAAATTCTGATGCTATAATTCTATGTCTTGGTGAGGAAGCGATTATTTCTGGTGAAGCACATTGCAGAGCTCATATTGATTTACCTGGTGCACAAACTGAATTGGTAAATGAAATTGCCAAGTTGAACAAACCAGTAATTATGGTTGTTATGGCAGGTAGAGCACTTTGCATTGGTGATGAAATTAGTAAATCTAATGCGGTATTGTATGCTTGGCATCCTGGATGTATGGGTGGAAAAGCAATCGCTAATCTTATTTTTGGAGATGTTGTCCCTTCAGGTAAGCTGCCAATTACATTTCCTAAATCAGTAGGGCAAATTCCAATGCACTATAACCATAAGCCATGTGGTCGTCCTGTGAATCCTTCAAATTGGTTATCTATTGATGATATTCCAGTAAAAACATATCAGACATCTTTAGGAAACACATCTCATTACCTTGATGATGGATTTACACCGTTGTTTCCATTTGGTTATGGATTATCCTATACGACTTTTGAGTACTCAGATTTGAAAATACAAACTCCAATACTTAAAGCGAATGAAGAAGTGAAGTTATCATTTACATTAAAAAACACAGGTGATTTTGAAGCTGAAGAGGTAGCACAAATATACATTCGTGACCTTGTAGGAAACGTAACACGACCGGTTCGTGAACTAAAAGCTTTTGAGAGAGTAAAATTAGCTCCAAATCAGGAAAAACAAATTAGTATTACTATTCCTGCGAATGAATTGGCTTTTCATAATCAGGCAGTTGAGAAAGTTGTAGAGTCAGGATTATTTAAGGTTTGGGTTGGTGGAGATTCCAATGCCAATTTGGAAAATTCATTTGAGATTAAATAA
- a CDS encoding NAD(P)-dependent oxidoreductase translates to MKNRIRVGVLRETKNPPDRRVAIPPVTGLQILNKYPNVSIFIQPSDIRCYSDAEYRKAGFFLTEDLRECDILIGVKEVSIPTLIPNKTYLFFSHTAKKQIYNRELLHQIIKRNITLIDYEYLTDKSHKRLVAFGHWAGVVGAYKALRARGMRTDFFDLPSAIFCKDMEEMYHHLRKVQLKPVKILITGGGRVANGAMQTIRILNLKEVTAHEFLNKEYDEPVVCRIDPDQYVERIDGSEFNLKDFYANPEKYRSTFKRFTKVADLYIACHYWDPKAPKFILPEDYKEDDFKISVIADVSCDINGPIASTLRPSTIASSFYGYDRFNEEETIPFVDKKNVTVMAVDNLPGELPRDSSIDFGEALYQNVYEALFNEDPDGILERATIAKGGKLMPAFEYLQDYLEGKDAVSV, encoded by the coding sequence ATGAAGAATAGAATTAGAGTCGGAGTTCTCCGAGAAACCAAAAATCCACCAGATCGAAGAGTTGCTATTCCCCCAGTTACAGGATTGCAAATTTTAAATAAATATCCTAATGTTAGTATCTTTATTCAACCAAGCGATATTCGTTGTTATTCCGATGCTGAATACCGAAAGGCAGGCTTTTTTCTAACTGAAGATTTACGTGAATGTGATATTTTAATAGGTGTGAAAGAGGTAAGTATTCCAACATTAATTCCGAATAAGACCTATTTGTTTTTCTCGCATACAGCCAAAAAACAGATATACAACCGAGAATTATTACATCAGATTATCAAGCGAAACATCACTTTAATTGATTATGAATATTTAACAGATAAGTCTCATAAAAGATTGGTTGCGTTTGGTCATTGGGCTGGTGTTGTTGGTGCGTATAAAGCTTTGCGTGCTAGAGGAATGAGAACTGATTTTTTTGATCTCCCATCTGCAATTTTTTGTAAAGATATGGAGGAGATGTATCATCATTTACGAAAAGTACAATTGAAACCTGTGAAGATATTAATTACAGGAGGTGGTCGAGTTGCGAATGGAGCAATGCAGACGATTCGAATATTGAATCTTAAAGAAGTTACGGCCCATGAATTTTTAAATAAAGAGTATGATGAACCTGTTGTGTGTAGAATTGATCCAGATCAATATGTTGAAAGAATAGATGGTTCAGAATTTAATTTGAAAGATTTTTATGCGAACCCAGAGAAATATAGATCTACATTTAAACGATTTACAAAAGTGGCAGATTTATATATTGCTTGTCATTATTGGGATCCAAAAGCTCCTAAATTCATTTTGCCAGAAGATTATAAAGAAGATGATTTTAAAATTTCGGTAATTGCCGATGTGAGTTGTGATATAAATGGTCCTATTGCATCAACCTTACGTCCGTCAACAATAGCTTCATCTTTTTATGGATATGATCGTTTTAACGAAGAAGAAACAATTCCATTTGTAGATAAGAAGAATGTTACTGTAATGGCTGTAGATAATTTACCTGGTGAGTTGCCTAGAGATTCCTCAATAGATTTTGGAGAAGCCTTGTATCAAAATGTATATGAGGCCTTATTTAACGAAGATCCAGATGGGATTCTAGAAAGAGCAACAATTGCTAAAGGAGGAAAATTGATGCCAGCTTTTGAGTATTTGCAAGATTATTTAGAAGGGAAAGATGCTGTGTCGGTATAA
- a CDS encoding sigma-70 family RNA polymerase sigma factor: MRQLKITKQVTNRETPSLDRYLQEIGKVDLVTAEEEVALAREIKKGSKAALDRLIKANLRFVVSVSKQYQNQGLSLSDLINEGNLGLIKAAQRFDETRGFKFISYAVWWIRQSLLQALAEQSRIVRLPLNKIGSINKISKTLAQLEQEYQREPSPDEVANVLDMSPKDVKEAIKASGRQISMDAPINSEEDNTLYDILLSTDDIGPDKILLRDSLIIEIERSLSTLSNREGTIIRMYFGLKGNPPCSLEEIGKEFDLTRERVRQIKEKAIKKMKSTFRSKILKTYLGE; encoded by the coding sequence ATGAGACAACTAAAAATCACAAAGCAAGTCACCAACAGAGAGACCCCGTCTCTGGATCGTTACTTGCAAGAAATTGGCAAGGTAGATCTTGTTACTGCCGAGGAGGAAGTAGCCTTGGCTCGGGAAATAAAAAAAGGCAGCAAAGCAGCTCTGGATAGATTGATCAAAGCAAATTTAAGATTTGTTGTTTCAGTCTCTAAGCAATATCAAAATCAAGGATTAAGTTTATCCGATTTGATTAATGAAGGTAACTTAGGCCTTATTAAAGCCGCTCAGCGTTTCGATGAAACTCGTGGATTTAAATTTATATCTTATGCTGTTTGGTGGATTCGTCAATCGCTTTTACAAGCATTGGCAGAGCAATCGCGAATTGTAAGGTTACCACTTAATAAGATTGGATCTATTAATAAAATTAGCAAAACACTAGCTCAATTGGAGCAGGAGTATCAGCGTGAGCCATCTCCTGATGAGGTTGCTAATGTTTTGGATATGAGTCCTAAGGATGTTAAAGAGGCTATTAAGGCTTCCGGACGTCAGATATCTATGGATGCACCAATTAATTCGGAAGAAGATAATACTCTATATGATATTCTTTTAAGCACCGATGATATTGGTCCGGATAAAATACTGCTCCGGGATTCCTTGATTATTGAAATTGAGCGTTCGCTTTCAACACTATCGAATAGAGAAGGGACAATTATTCGTATGTATTTTGGTTTAAAAGGGAATCCGCCATGTTCTCTTGAAGAAATTGGTAAGGAGTTTGATTTGACTCGTGAGAGAGTTCGTCAGATCAAAGAAAAGGCTATTAAGAAAATGAAATCGACATTTAGATCGAAGATATTGAAAACTTATTTAGGAGAATAA
- the rpe gene encoding ribulose-phosphate 3-epimerase: protein MQTIISPSLLAADFMNLGSDIEMVNNSQADWFHLDIMDGVFVPNISYGLPVIEQINKIAKKPLDVHLMIVDPDRYIEAFKKAGADILTVHYEACTHLHRTIQNIHSHGMKAGVSLNPHTPISVLEEIITDIDVVLLMSVNPGFGGQSFIESTYNKVEKLAKLIKEKNTEVIIEIDGGVNLETGKKLIEAGADALVAGSFVFGAKDPNQTISDLKNL from the coding sequence ATGCAAACAATAATTTCACCGTCCTTATTAGCTGCTGATTTTATGAACCTTGGCTCTGACATAGAGATGGTTAATAATAGTCAGGCCGACTGGTTCCACTTGGATATTATGGATGGGGTATTCGTACCTAACATATCTTATGGACTTCCTGTTATCGAACAAATCAATAAAATAGCTAAAAAGCCATTGGATGTTCATCTTATGATTGTAGATCCAGATCGCTACATAGAAGCATTTAAAAAAGCTGGAGCCGATATTCTAACCGTACATTACGAAGCTTGTACTCATTTGCACAGAACAATTCAAAACATTCATTCTCATGGCATGAAAGCAGGTGTTTCTCTAAACCCCCACACACCTATTTCTGTTTTGGAGGAAATCATTACTGATATCGATGTTGTTCTTTTAATGAGTGTCAACCCTGGCTTTGGAGGTCAAAGCTTTATCGAAAGCACGTATAATAAAGTAGAAAAATTAGCAAAGCTGATTAAAGAAAAAAATACTGAAGTAATTATTGAAATTGATGGAGGTGTTAATCTTGAAACAGGCAAAAAACTAATAGAAGCTGGAGCAGATGCTTTAGTTGCTGGAAGCTTTGTTTTTGGTGCTAAAGATCCAAATCAAACCATATCAGATTTGAAAAATCTATAA
- the rho gene encoding transcription termination factor Rho, producing MYDILELNKKLVPELREIAKELNIKKIESFKKQDLIYKILDQQAIVASEMKTTEKKAPRRRPKKSDAEIKTGEEKPKSLLRKRRKTEEPVKDVVKEAAAQIKKEVEKPAPRKPRREEKPAQERPERKPVEEAKVEQVDAPAEKAPAVAEENTPRAERPPRQPRPPRQPRPERKEKGQEKEKEKEEGQEKTEVEAVERTERPAKTDRPENPNRKRFERREKERPFEFDGIISNSGVLEIMQDGYGFLRSSDFNYLNSPDDIYVSQSQIKLFGLKTGDTVQGTIRPPKEGEKYFPLIKVEKINGRLPEVIRDRVPFDHLTPLFPDEKFNLTGKGKSSLSTRVVDMFAPIGKGQRGLIVAQPKTGKTVLLKEVANAIAANNPEAYMIILLIDERPEEVTDMARSVNAEVISSTFDEPAERHVRVANIVLEKAKRMVECGHDVVILLDSITRLARAYNTVSPASGKVLSGGVDANALHKPKRFFGAARNIEDGGSLTILATALTETGSKMDEVIFEEFKGTGNMELQLDRKLSNKRIYPAVDLTASSTRREDLLLDEGQLNRIWVLRNFLTDMNSVEAMQFISDRMRKTRSNEEFLISMNDK from the coding sequence ATGTACGATATTCTTGAATTAAACAAGAAGCTTGTGCCTGAATTACGAGAAATCGCTAAAGAACTCAATATTAAAAAAATTGAGTCTTTTAAGAAACAGGATTTGATTTATAAAATCCTTGATCAACAGGCAATTGTAGCTTCGGAAATGAAAACTACCGAAAAAAAAGCTCCACGCAGAAGACCTAAGAAGTCTGATGCTGAAATTAAGACAGGCGAAGAAAAGCCAAAATCACTTTTACGCAAAAGAAGAAAAACCGAAGAGCCGGTTAAGGATGTCGTAAAAGAAGCAGCAGCACAAATTAAAAAAGAGGTTGAAAAACCTGCTCCTAGAAAGCCTAGAAGAGAAGAAAAGCCTGCGCAAGAAAGACCAGAAAGAAAGCCAGTTGAGGAAGCTAAAGTAGAGCAAGTTGATGCTCCTGCTGAGAAAGCTCCTGCTGTAGCTGAAGAAAATACGCCAAGAGCAGAAAGACCTCCGAGACAGCCAAGACCTCCAAGACAGCCAAGACCTGAAAGAAAAGAGAAAGGGCAAGAAAAAGAGAAAGAGAAAGAAGAAGGGCAAGAAAAAACTGAAGTTGAAGCTGTGGAGCGAACAGAGCGACCTGCTAAAACAGATAGACCAGAGAATCCAAACAGAAAACGTTTTGAGCGTCGTGAGAAAGAAAGACCTTTTGAGTTTGATGGCATCATCAGCAACTCTGGTGTTCTTGAAATCATGCAAGATGGCTATGGTTTCCTTCGTTCTTCAGATTTCAACTATTTGAATTCTCCTGACGATATTTACGTATCACAATCACAGATCAAGCTTTTTGGTTTGAAAACTGGTGATACAGTACAAGGAACAATTCGTCCTCCAAAAGAAGGCGAAAAATATTTCCCATTGATTAAGGTTGAGAAAATCAACGGTCGTTTACCAGAGGTGATTCGTGACCGTGTTCCTTTCGATCACTTGACTCCTTTATTCCCAGATGAGAAATTCAACTTAACTGGAAAAGGTAAAAGCAGCCTTTCTACTCGTGTAGTTGATATGTTTGCTCCTATTGGTAAAGGTCAGCGTGGTTTGATCGTAGCACAACCAAAAACGGGTAAGACTGTTTTATTGAAAGAGGTTGCTAATGCGATTGCTGCTAATAACCCAGAAGCTTATATGATCATCCTTTTGATTGATGAGCGTCCTGAGGAGGTTACTGATATGGCACGTTCGGTAAATGCAGAGGTTATTTCTTCTACATTCGATGAGCCGGCAGAGCGTCACGTACGTGTTGCTAACATCGTTCTTGAAAAAGCAAAACGTATGGTTGAGTGTGGTCACGATGTTGTGATTCTATTAGATTCTATTACGCGTTTAGCTCGTGCTTATAATACAGTTTCTCCAGCTTCAGGAAAAGTTCTTTCTGGTGGTGTTGATGCTAACGCTCTTCATAAGCCTAAGCGTTTCTTTGGTGCTGCCCGTAATATTGAAGATGGTGGTTCATTAACAATCCTTGCTACTGCATTGACAGAAACAGGATCGAAAATGGACGAAGTAATCTTCGAAGAATTTAAGGGAACTGGTAATATGGAACTTCAGTTAGATCGTAAATTATCTAACAAGCGTATCTACCCTGCGGTGGATCTTACTGCATCAAGTACGCGTCGTGAAGATCTATTACTTGACGAAGGTCAGCTGAACCGTATTTGGGTACTAAGAAACTTCTTAACTGACATGAACTCTGTTGAAGCAATGCAGTTTATTAGTGACAGAATGCGTAAGACACGTTCGAACGAAGAGTTCTTAATTTCGATGAACGATAAGTAA